AAAAGAGAGGCTTAAATCAGTGGAAGAACAAGTAAAACGCGGTCGCCGCAAACCTGAAGAACCAAAAGAAGAATTTGCCGGAGCCAAAGCCGGAAGCGAATGGCGCGAAAGAGTTATTCAAATAAGCAGAGTAACAAAAGTAGTAAAAGGCGGAAAAAAATTAAGTTTTAGAGCTGTTGTTGTTGTCGGTGACGGTAATGGCAGTGTTGGAATAGGATGCGGCAAATCAAGTGAAGTTATCGGCGCTATCCAAAAAGCAGTTATTGAAGCAAGAAAAAACCTTGTAGTAGTGCCTATTTTCAAAAAATCAATTCCACATCCGATAAGCGCAAAAGCAGGAGCAGGAAAAGTATTATTAAAACCGGCTGCTGAAGGTACAGGAGTAATTGCAGGCGGTTCTGCAAGATCTGTATTGGAATTGGCGGGAATAGAAAATATTTTGTGTAAATCTTTAGGCTCAGACTCACCTTTAAATGCTGCAAGAGCAACAATAAAAGCTCTTTCAGAATTAAGATTATTCGGTGATGTCGCAAAAGAAAGAGGCTTAACCTTACACGAGATGTTAAACTGATATAGCTTTTGATAATTCGATTGCTTTTTTGAGCAAAGCGAAGAATTGCAATATTTGAATAATTTCTAAATAAAAAACGCAAGAATTAAATATAAGGTGATAAAAATGGAAACTAAAGAAATTAGAATAGAAGACTTAAGACCTGCAAAAGGCGCTACAAAAAAGAAAAAACGTGTAGGTCGCGGACGCAGTTCAGGACACGGTAAAACTTCCACAAGAGGTCATAACGGTGAAGGTCAGCGTTCAGGATGCAGCAGAAAAATCGGTTTTGAAGGCGGACAGATGCCAGGTTACAGAAAAACCCCTAAATTAGACGGTTTTTCTTCACTTAGCAGAATTGTTTATGCAGAAATTAATATATCCAAAATTGCCAATATGGAAGAAGAAACTATCGATTTGGATGTATTAAAAGCAAAAGGTCTGTACGGCAAAAAATATGATGAATTAAGAATACTTGGCAATGGTGAATTGACAAGAGCCATAACGGTTAAAGCCAGACACTTTACCAAATCAGCTAAAGAAAAAATTGAAGCTGCGGGCGGTAAAGCTCTTTTAGTATAATACTATTGTCATTCTGAATATTTTGATTCGCTCAGCGAAGATATTTCTAAAATTGAAGTATCAGTGCTAAAGTCCTCAAAAGCAGAATGACATTCTTATTTTTAAAAAAGCATGGGGTATTTTGAGGAGTAATTTATGGCTAAAATAAAAATGCCTACACCTGATGAATTGACAGGAATGTGGCAAGCATCGGGATTAAAAGAAAAATTACTGTTTACATTTGCTATGATAGCAATTTTTAGATTTGGCGTATATATTCCCATTTTTGGAATAAACAATACAGAATTGTTAACTTCAGGCAAAATGGGCGAACTTGTAGGATTTCTTGATATATTTACCGGCGGTGCGCTGGGAAAAATTTCTGTATTCGCACTCGGCATAGGGCCTTATATTACAGCTTCAATTATTTTTCAGCTACTTTCGGCGGCTATACCTTCTTTAGAAAAACTCCAGAAGGAAGAAGGCGAAGCGGGCAGAAGAAAAATTTCCCAGTATACAAGGTATTTCACGGTATTTTTATGCCTGTTTCAGGGAACAGTTTTTATAACTTATTTGCATAAAATGGGCATGCTCTCACCCGAAGGCATTCCTGCTTTGAATTTTATAGGATCAGTTTTAACGCTTACCGCAGGCACGATGCTAATTATGTGGATAGCAGAACTTATTACAGAAAACGGTATCGGAAACGGAGCATCTATATTGATTTTTATAGGTATTATTTCCAGAATGCCAATGTATTTCGGGGGAACGGCAAAACTTATCGGCGGTAACAGCGGAATGGCGTTTTCTTTATTTATGGTAATTGCAATTTTCCTAGCGACACTTGTATTGATAGTCATAATGCAGGAAGCTATGAGAAAAGTGGTTATTGTTAATGCCAGAAGGCAGGTCGGCAATAAAGTTTACGGCGGAGTAAATACTCACATCCCATTCAAGCTTAACCCAGGTGGTGTAATGCCAATAATCTTCGCAGTAGCTATTCTTCTTTTCCCTACTACTATTTTAGGTATTCTAAACAAAGGAAACCTGCCTGAAACTGTAAAAAACATTATTGACTTTATCACTAACGATTTGTTATCAGGTTATTCATATTACATAATTTATTTCTTTTTAATAGTCGCTTTAACTTTCTTTTACGCTTCGATTATGCCAAATATGCAGCCAAAAGAAATAGCTAATAATTTAAAAAAATACGGAAGTTCCATTCCGGGTATTAAACCGGGCAAGCCGACAGCGGATGCACTGGAAAAAATTCTCAGCAGAGTTACTTTTATAGGAGCTCTCGGACTTGGAATAATCGCGCTGGTTCCAGGAATAGCAACACAGGTTACTCATTTTACAACTTTAAAAGGAATAGGCTCAACCTCATTAATCATTATGGTCGGGGTTGCACTTGATTTCATAAACCAAATAAAGACACATCTATTAGCCAGGCAATATGAAGGATTTTTAAAACAATGAAAACAAGAGTAATTTTTTTAGGCGCGCCCGGATGCGGAAAAGGCACACAGGCAAACAAATTAGCAAAACTTCTTAATATACCTCACATTGATACAGGAAGCATGCTTAGAGAAGAAATCGCATTGCAATCTGAAGAAGGCAAACTTGCTGAATCTTTTATGAATCAAGGTCAGCTCGCACCTGCAACACTTGTTGTAAGGATTATTAAAAACAGGTTGTTGAGAGATGACGCTAAAAACGGCTTTATCCTCGATGGTTTCCCGAGAAGTCCCGAGCAAGCTCAAATGTTTGAAGATATAGTCAAAGAAGCAGGCATCGAAATCGAGCATGTGTTAAACATTGAAGTTGACGAAAATATTCTTGTCGACAGAATGGCTTACAGAAAATCATGCGCTTGCGGCGAAAAATACAATACAAAATTCAAAGCTCCAAAAGTTGACAACGTTTGCGACAAATGCGGCGCAACTTTAACTCAAAGAGCTGATGACAATGTTGAGACTGCCGCAAAAAGAATTGAAACTTACAGAAGAGAAACTGAACCGTTAATTAATTACTACACTCAGAAAAATCTCGTAAGAAATATCAACGGAAATCAGGATATCGAAATAATTCTTTCTGATATTTTAGAAGTACTGGGCGTTTCAGTAGCAAAGTAAATGCATTAAATTGAATTAACTGTCATTTTTTGCAAAAAAGCGAAAAATGACAGTTTTTAATAAAAAATGCTATAATTTATGTGTAAAAATTTTAGTGAAATTTAAAAAATGGATAAAGATTACTTAAAAGAACTTTTAAATACTTACAGGGCTGATAAGGGGCATCTCTGGACTGCGCTTATTGTGGTACTATAGGACTTATAATTAGAGCATTCTATATTAAACATAATATTGCTGAAATATTTCTTATATTAACAGGTGTTGTATTTATAATTTTAATTGTTAATTTTATAAATGAATTTAATTATAAAATTAGTGCTACATTAGATAAATTAAAAAGAGGAGATAATTTTAAATGAGTATTTATATAGCAGGAGCTTTAGTATTATTCATTTTGGGTTTGGTTACGCATAGTTTATATAAAAATATGAAACTGTATGATAAGCTTGATATGAAATAAAAAATGATTACACGCAAATCAAGATACGAAATAAATTTGATGAAGTCAGCCGGCAGTATTGTGGCTGAAGTTCATAATGTGTTAAAAGAACTGATAGTTCCGGGGATTTCGACATACGAACTTGACGAAGTTGCGGAAAAAACAATTCTGAAAAACAAAGCAATACCTGCCTTTAAAGGCTATCATGGATACCCTGCAACAATATGCGCTTCGATAAATGAGCAAGTGGTTCACGGTATTCCTTCCAAAGAAGTTTTTTTGAAGGAAGGTGATGTCATAAGCATTGATGTCGGTGCGGTTTATAAAGGCATGGTCGGTGATTCAGCAGTTACTCATCCTGTGGGAAACATAACAGACGAGCTTAAAAATCTTCTTGAAGTAACTAATCAGGCACTTTTTGACGGAATTGAAAAGATGGTTGCAGGAAACAGGCTTTACGAAACCGTATCAGGAGCTATAGAAGACAGAGCCAATCTGCATGGCTACGGTGTAGTTAAGCAATATGGCGGACACGGTATCGGCAAAGCGATGCATG
This is a stretch of genomic DNA from bacterium. It encodes these proteins:
- the rpsE gene encoding 30S ribosomal protein S5, with the translated sequence MEEQVKRGRRKPEEPKEEFAGAKAGSEWRERVIQISRVTKVVKGGKKLSFRAVVVVGDGNGSVGIGCGKSSEVIGAIQKAVIEARKNLVVVPIFKKSIPHPISAKAGAGKVLLKPAAEGTGVIAGGSARSVLELAGIENILCKSLGSDSPLNAARATIKALSELRLFGDVAKERGLTLHEMLN
- the rplO gene encoding 50S ribosomal protein L15, with translation MRIEDLRPAKGATKKKKRVGRGRSSGHGKTSTRGHNGEGQRSGCSRKIGFEGGQMPGYRKTPKLDGFSSLSRIVYAEINISKIANMEEETIDLDVLKAKGLYGKKYDELRILGNGELTRAITVKARHFTKSAKEKIEAAGGKALLV
- the map gene encoding type I methionyl aminopeptidase; this translates as MITRKSRYEINLMKSAGSIVAEVHNVLKELIVPGISTYELDEVAEKTILKNKAIPAFKGYHGYPATICASINEQVVHGIPSKEVFLKEGDVISIDVGAVYKGMVGDSAVTHPVGNITDELKNLLEVTNQALFDGIEKMVAGNRLYETVSGAIEDRANLHGYGVVKQYGGHGIGKAMHEDPFLYNFRTGEPGPMLKTGMVIAIEPMFNLGVPDVHVLTDNWTVVTDDGKHSAHFEHTVLVTSEGPEILTL
- the secY gene encoding preprotein translocase subunit SecY; translation: MAKIKMPTPDELTGMWQASGLKEKLLFTFAMIAIFRFGVYIPIFGINNTELLTSGKMGELVGFLDIFTGGALGKISVFALGIGPYITASIIFQLLSAAIPSLEKLQKEEGEAGRRKISQYTRYFTVFLCLFQGTVFITYLHKMGMLSPEGIPALNFIGSVLTLTAGTMLIMWIAELITENGIGNGASILIFIGIISRMPMYFGGTAKLIGGNSGMAFSLFMVIAIFLATLVLIVIMQEAMRKVVIVNARRQVGNKVYGGVNTHIPFKLNPGGVMPIIFAVAILLFPTTILGILNKGNLPETVKNIIDFITNDLLSGYSYYIIYFFLIVALTFFYASIMPNMQPKEIANNLKKYGSSIPGIKPGKPTADALEKILSRVTFIGALGLGIIALVPGIATQVTHFTTLKGIGSTSLIIMVGVALDFINQIKTHLLARQYEGFLKQ
- a CDS encoding adenylate kinase, whose product is MKTRVIFLGAPGCGKGTQANKLAKLLNIPHIDTGSMLREEIALQSEEGKLAESFMNQGQLAPATLVVRIIKNRLLRDDAKNGFILDGFPRSPEQAQMFEDIVKEAGIEIEHVLNIEVDENILVDRMAYRKSCACGEKYNTKFKAPKVDNVCDKCGATLTQRADDNVETAAKRIETYRRETEPLINYYTQKNLVRNINGNQDIEIILSDILEVLGVSVAK